CTGATCATGTCTAACGTACAACTTGACGTACTTATAGAAATTCCCCGACCTCTCATCTTGATCTCGTACCACCATTTTCTCCTTATGActtgtttctcttttggCTTGTACCTGGAAAACTTTTTCCCTTAAAAAATGAGatcttctttatcttctGGTATTCATTTCGAGAAgcaaaagtgaaaaaagttCATAAAGGTCTATGCAAAATAtgttgaaagaaacaaaaggGTTCTAAGTTGTGTATACTAGAAAGTATATAGATAATTCTAGAGGTTAATGAGACATGCACAATGCGTGTGCCACACCACCGCAGGCCGGTCATTCAGTAATCGTTCCTGTCGCTGCAGCTTCTGCTGTACATTCCGCTAGAAATCTCCCTACCGgataagaaaacaaaatgaaaaaaggcCTCGGACTAATTAACAGACCCTTCGCCAAGAGTGTGAACCTTAGCGTCTATACGCCTGGCAGGACCGTAGCCCTCCAGAAGACCTAGAAGAAGCCATTCGGGCACAAACTCGCCAGGAACACGGTAGTACTTGAGCCTGGGGACGATGAAAATGAGCGTCTCCAGGGCATGAGTCAAGAACTCAGCTACAATGATTATTAGCAGCACGCGATCACTGTCCAGCCATGTCTCCAAGGTGGCGCCCACCGGGTTCGGAACCAGAAAGAAGATAACGTGCAATGCGGGACGGTAGAGGTAGCACAATGCCGGTAGTGCTACGCCCACCAAGATCAACAAGTCAACCACAGTACAGGGATACTCAACGGTATCGATCTGGATAGGGGAGAGCTTCCTTTTCTCTGCAGCGATGCGGAACATCCTGTCGAAGATCTGCTTGATTCCGGTAGCAGTACGAGTATCGTTACCGCAGTCGTTGTCGATGAAGCAGATGATCTTCTCGATGGTCTGACCCGTTTGCGTGTGAAGAAACTTGAGCGTAAACGTGGACGTCTGTGCATCGATTTCCGTGAGTCTGACGTGCTTGACGGCCTTGGTGATTGGGACGTGGCCAAAAACGGCCAAACAATCCTCCAGACCTAGCTTATGCGTATCGTTGATGCTTACGATTAGGGAATCCCACATGCCTTGTCTATACCTGTGTGCTTGCTTGGGTACATAGAACGCACACCCTTGCCGATATAAGCCACCATCCACTCTTTATATAGGCCATATCCAAATAGGTGTGCACTTTGTCGCAAAGAGTAATTATAAACGAACAGGACATCCCGACTACTAGGCAAGACGCAGAAAGCCCAGGAAGAGCGCAAGAAATAACAAGACTGAACTGCTCGCTGCCCTTACCTTTGTAATTTAATGCTGGTGTAGATGAAACCACCGCTGCCTCTGTAACGAAGCTCTGTTGTCAGCGAGGTGCTTCCACGGCCAGCTCCTCTTTGGGTTCTCCCACGTATAACAACCACTCTTTACTGCAATGCGCTATAATTTGTCCGCGGATTTTGTCTCGAGGGCAAACCAACGACAAGAAGCAGTGCGTCTGCTCTAGTAACACATCAATCTTTTTGATGAAGGGACTAAACAAAACTGCTTCGTTAGATTATATACGGTTACAACTTGAACACCATTTGCAAAGCAATATCTGCGTCCCCCTATGTGAATAGAATCGTGGTGGACGCCTTTTTACTATCAGTGGTGCATCTCATTTTATATCTCACAGATGCACTCTTCTCTACTGAACGCGAGAACCACTACGTCTTGCCAAAAAAAGCAGTATTTACTTCTCTTACAGCCTGTAATCTTTCCATATATAATGCAAGTGACCTCACAAGATTGAAAGCGCATCATTCTGGGAGGGCTCTAGTGTAGAGCTGACCAATTTTGAGTTTGAGTGTGAGTGGTTGTTGTAGTTTtcacaataaaaaaaggtatGGTTACCCTCCGCATTTTCTTATTGCGGAAGGggatgaaatttttagCGTAAGAGAAAGTTGGTAAAGAGGTATGCCAGGCCATATTGCCATCCATCATTATACTTTTGAAGGCACAACTTTAGGATCAGTAGGTAGACTTGTTGTCAAGACTTTCATTTCACAaaaccttctttttttcccatTTGCTCTTACTGCGTATTCGTACTCAAACAGTCATTTAGGAAGCATAACGATAAACAATAGATTGGAGcgtgaaaaaaaacaaacaaagcACGACGAAAAATAATTGATTGAGTGCCATTGGTTTTTGGAATATAGAAGTCGCTTTGATCATCGCTGAGATAGTAgaccattttctttttgacaCGCTTTGTGGTACACCTTGAGTGAAGTTGAGATGAGTAATAACAGTAACACAGGCGCAGCACCTGCCAATGGAAATTCTCcccaccatcaccatcatcaccatcaccacCACCATCATCACGGGCATGGCGGAAGCAGCTCTGCTCTGAACAATCCTAAATCTTCGTTGGCGGATGGTGCGCATATCGGGAACTACCAAATCGTCAAAACGTTGGGTGAGGGTTCCTTTGGTAAAGTTAAACTAGCATACCACACCACCACGGGCCAGAAAGTTGCCCTTAAAATTATTAACAAGAAGGTTTTGGCCAAGAGTGACATGCAGGGCAGAattgaaagagaaatctCATACCTAAGACTCTTAAGACACCCTCATATCATCAAACTTTATGACGTCATCAAATCTAAGGATGAAATAATTATGGTTATTGAATATGCTGGGAACGAATTGTTCGACTATATTGTTCAAAGAGACAAAATGAGCGAACAAGAGGCTAGAAGatttttccaacaaatCATCAGTGCTGTCGAGTACTGCCATAGACACAAAATTGTCCATAGGGATTTGAAGCCTGAAAACTTATTACTAGATGAACACCTAAATGTTAAAATTGCTGATTTCGGTTTGTCAAACATCATGACTGATGgtaatttcttgaaaactTCCTGTGGTTCTCCTAACTATGCTGCACCTGAAGTTATCAGCGGTAAGCTGTACGCGGGCCCAGAAGTAGACGTGTGGTCCTGTGGTGTCATCCTCTATGTT
The Saccharomyces mikatae IFO 1815 strain IFO1815 genome assembly, chromosome: 4 genome window above contains:
- the SMKI04G6710 gene encoding uncharacterized protein (similar to Saccharomyces cerevisiae YDR476C; ancestral locus Anc_5.610) — its product is MWDSLIVSINDTHKLGLEDCLAVFGHVPITKAVKHVRLTEIDAQTSTFTLKFLHTQTGQTIEKIICFIDNDCGNDTRTATGIKQIFDRMFRIAAEKRKLSPIQIDTVEYPCTVVDLLILVGVALPALCYLYRPALHVIFFLVPNPVGATLETWLDSDRVLLIIIVAEFLTHALETLIFIVPRLKYYRVPGEFVPEWLLLGLLEGYGPARRIDAKVHTLGEGSVN